In a single window of the Maniola jurtina chromosome 4, ilManJurt1.1, whole genome shotgun sequence genome:
- the LOC123864155 gene encoding serine/threonine-protein phosphatase 6 catalytic subunit, which translates to MMGDVDKWIEIAKRCKYLPEDDLRELCNIVCELLLEEPNVQPVQTPVTVCGDIHGQFYDLEELFHIGGQVPETQYIFMGDYVDRGYYSLETLTLLMALKARYPDRIYLLRGNHETCQITKVYGFYDECLNKYGNANAWKDCCRVFDLLAVAALIDETVLCVHGGLSPEISMLDQIRCIDRNQQIPHKGAFCDLLWSDPADVKLWSVSPRGAGWLFGSYVTELFMNYNNLNLICRAHQLVNEGYKYMFDKRLVTVWSAPNYCYRCGNVASILEFKTVNDRNAKIFQAVPDSEREVPPQHTTPYFL; encoded by the exons ATGATGGGTGATGTAGATAAGTGGATTGAAATCGCCAAAAGATGTAAATATCTGCCAGAAGATGATCTCCGGGAGCTTTGTAACATCGTTTGCGAGTTGCTACTTGAGGAGCCAAATGTTCAGCCGGTTCAAACACCTGTAACCGTATGCGGAGATATCCATGGCcag TTCTATGACTTAGAGGAACTATTTCATATAGGTGGTCAAGTGCCAGAAACTCAATATATATTCATGGGAGATTATGTGGACAGAGGATACTATAGTCTTGAAACTCTTACCTTACTAATGGCGCTTAAAGCAAGGTATCCTGACAG GATATATTTACTCAGAGGGAATCATGAAACGTGTCAAATAACAAAAGTTTATGGGTTTTACGATGAATGCCTAAACAAATATGGGAATGCAAATGCATGGAAGGATTGCTGCAGGGTTTTTGACTTGCTTGCAGTAGCAGCT ttAATAGATGAAACAGTATTGTGCGTCCACGGAGGACTGTCTCCAGAAATATCAATGTTAGATCAGATCAGGTGCATCGACAGAAACCAGCAAATACCTCACAAAGGTGCCTTTTGTGACTTGCTTTGGTCTGATCCAGCTGATGTTAAGTTgtg GTCTGTGAGCCCCAGAGGAGCAGGATGGTTGTTTGGCAGCTATGTCACAGAGCTTTTTATGAATTACAATAATCTGAATCTAATATGTCGAGCACATCAGCTTGTAAATGAAG GTTACAAATATATGTTTGATAAGCGATTAGTCACAGTGTGGTCCGCACCTAACTATTGCTATAGGTGTGGCAACGTAGCCTCAATATTGGAATTCAAGACGGTCAACGACAGAAATGCTAAAATATTTCAAGCAGTGCCTGATAGTGAAAGAGAAGTCCCGCCTCAGCACACTACACCTTACTTTCTTTAA
- the LOC123864151 gene encoding eukaryotic translation initiation factor 3 subunit I yields the protein MKPLMLQGHERAITQIKYNREGDLLFSAAKDSKPNVWWSLNGERLGTFNGHGGVVWCLDVDWQTIHLITGGGDSSCRLWDLETGKNIATIKTNSSVRTCNFSFSAYQAAYTTDKAMGHPCEVFIIDTRTVDESLSTQAPILKWEITDSKVTSMVWGTLDETIITGHEAGDLIQWDLRTGKKLHSIKEHTHQVNDMQLSRDGTMFITASKDQTAKLFDTSSLELLKEYKTERPVNSAALSPILDHVVLGGGQDAMEVTTTSTRQGKFDARFFHLVFEEEFGRVKGHFGPINSLSFHPDGKSFASGGEDGYVRVQSFDQSYFDYTFDYNRD from the exons ATG AAACCTTTGATGCTGCAAGGGCACGAGCGTGCCATAACCCAAATCAAGTATAATCGTGAAGGAGACTTGTTGTTTTCCGCGGCCAAGGACTCTAAGCCCAATGTATGGTGGTCCTTAAACGGAGAACGCTTGGGCACTTTCAATGGTCATGGTGGTGTGGTATGGTGCCTTGATGTGGACTGGCAAACTATTCATCTTATCACGGGCGGTGGAGACAGTTCTTGCAG GTTATGGGATTTGGAAACTGGTAAAAACATAGCAACAATTAAAACAAATTCTTCTGTGAGGACATGTAACTTCAGTTTTAGTGCCTATCAAGCCGCCTACACTACTGACAAGGCTATGGGGCATCCGTGTGAG GTTTTCATCATAGACACAAGGACAGTTGACGAGTCCCTATCAACCCAAGCTCCAATACTGAAATGGGAAATCACAGACTCCAAAGTGACATCAATGGTGTGGGGCACCCTGGATGAGACTATCATCACTGGTCATGAAGCTGGTGATTTGATCCAGTGGGATTTAAGG ACTGGCAAAAAATTGCATTCAATCAAGGAGCACACACATCAGGTGAATGACATGCAGCTTTCCCGTGACGGCACCATGTTCATCACAGCTTCCAAGGATCAAACCGCCAAACTCTTTGACACTAGCTCCCTTGAACTCCTCAAAGAGTACAAAACTGAACGTCCCGTGAACTCAGCTGCTCTCAGTCCCATTTTAGACCATGTGGTACTCGGTGGTGGGCAAGACGCCATGGAGGTAACAACAACATCCACTAGACAAGGAAAGTTTGACGCCCGTTTCTTCCACCTTGTCTTTGAAGAGGAGTTTGGTCGTGTCAAAGGACACTTTGGACCAATCAACAGTTTATCATTCCATCCTGATGGCAAGAGTTTTGCGTCAGGCGGTGAAGACGGTTATGTGCGCGTGCAGAGTTTTGATCAATCCTATTTCGATTATACTTTTGATTACAACAGggattaa